The following DNA comes from Teredinibacter haidensis.
GCACTTGTGAAAGCCAAGGTGGTGGTAACGGTGGTGTCGTATCCAGCTGCAGTTCTAGCAGCAGCTCTTCATCTTCAAGCTCTAGTTCCAGTTCTTCTAGTAGCTCTTCCTCGTCTTCAAGTTCCAGTTCTAGCAGCAGTTCGTCGTCTAGTTCTAGTAGCAGCTCTTCTTCAGCTACCGGACAGCAGTGCAACTGGTACGGAACACTGACCCCTGTATGCGCAAACCAGGATAGCGGTTGGGGTTACGAGAACAGCCAGAGCTGTATTGGTGCTATTACCTGTGAATCCCAGAGCGGAGATGGCGGTCTTGTGGGTGGCGATACTTCAAGCAGCAGTTCATCATCTAGCAGTTCTTCTTCCGTCAGTTCTAGCTCAAGCTCCTCATCTACCGGTGGTGTTTGTAACTGGTATGGTAGTGAATACCCTCTGTGTACAAGTACCAGCAGTGGCTGGGGCTGGGAAAATAATCAGAGCTGTATAGCGCCAAGCACCTGTAACTCTCAGTAGATATCTCATCATCGGCAGGTCATTTCCTGCCGTTTTCTGTTTGATGCCGAGCCCTAGCTCGGCTTTTTTATATGCAGGAATGGCGCGTGCATGGAGGCACAGGAGCGGCACTTTTCCTTCCATTCCCGTTATACTTCCGCGTCTTCAGATTAAGGTGAGTGCGTGGAAGAGATTAAAGTTGGCAAAACATTTTCTGGTGTCGTGAAAGACTTGGCCAGCGATGGTCGCGGAGTGGTAACGCACCCGCAGGGGAGAACGTTTTTTGTGCCTGGGGTCTGGTTGGGCGAGACGGGTGAATTTCGTATTGCTGGGTTAAAAGGCCGAATAGGTTTTGCCGAGGTAATTACGCTGGAGGAAAGCTCTCGCCATACGAAACGGGTCGATGCGCCCTGCCCACACCATGGCCATTGCGGAGGCTGCCCCTGGCAGTTTATTGAATACGGTGAGCAGCTGGCCGCTAAGCAGGCTCGGGTAGAGCAGGCTATGCGTCGTTTGGGCTGTGATAGTAAAGTGTTGCCCATTATACCGTCTTCGAAATCGCTGGCTTATCGCAATCGTGCGCAGTTAAAAACCGATGGCAACAATATCGGCTATATGGCAGTGAACTCCAACCGTCTTGTTGGCGTAGAAAGCTGCCCAATTCTGAGTGAAAAAAACCAGTCCACGCTTGCTGGGCTATTGGCGCAGCTGCCCAACAGACAGTGGAAACCCGAAGGTAAGCACAAGTGGATAACTTTGGATATCGATGAAAGCGTTGATGCTGAAACGGCCAGCATCAATAGTCGCTTGCCTTTTCAGCAGGGTAATAGTGAGCAGAATAAAAAAATGTGCGACTGGCTATCGGCCGGTTTAGGTCGGCTGGAAGAGGGTAAAACGGTGCTGGAGCTTTTTTGTGGTTCCGGTAATTTGACTGAGGTTATTGCTCGCAGTGGGGCTAAGCAAGTGTTTGCGGTTGAGGTAGTGGAAGCTGCCGTTGATCAGTTGAAACACAAAAAACTCGAAATGGTGTTGCCTATTATCTGCAATCTGTTTTCTGAGCAGGGTGCAGAATCGCTTTTACCGCTTGTTAAGCAGGCAGAGGTGCTGGTGCTGGATCCTCCAAGGGAAGGCTTGAAAATTTCCAGCCCTCTGTTCTCCAGGAGGTCTGCCATCCGTTCGGTATTTTATATTTCCTGTGATCTGGCCACGTTTGGCCGAGATCTTGCCGAATTTATAAAAAATGGTTTTCGGCTAAAAGACGTGCAGCCCTTGGATATGTTTCCCCATACGCCACATATTGAATTGATGGCCGAGCTTTACAGAAATTAGTAGTGGCCCAGTGTCTTGGCGAGGGTTTCTCTTGCCAGTGATAAGGTATTTCGCAGTTGCTGGTTGGGCAGGCTATGGCTAGCCAATGCAGCCTGTTCCATTTTTTTTATATCGACTAACCTATCCATACGGTAGTTCTTAGCTGCTTCTTTTCCGTAGAGGATGGCGATCCAGTCATTTACGCAATGCACGTAATTGGCGGTTGATAGATCCATATGGCTGGCGAAAGCGTTGTGCACGCCTTGTAGGTTACGCTCTCCGGGGCCTTTAAGATCGTGAGGTTTTAAAAACGACATTATGTAATGGTAGGGGTACTGCAAAAGTTGTACACAGCAGCACAGAAGCCACCAGGTTACCAGCAGGGGTAGCAGGGCTATTAAAGCTATAACGTAGATATATTTAATGGTGAAAGAGCTCTCCCACGCGAACCTCAGCAGCGGAGGCTTTGGCGTTAGCGAAGCCAGGAGCTGCTGCCACAACTGGTGTCGTTGCCACTTCATGGCGGCTTCGAAACAATGCATTTCGTTTTCGCTCATCTTAAGCATTGCTAAAATTTATCTCCTTTCGACGCTGTCGGGCAAGTGATTGTGCCGTTAGTCCTTTACTGCCGCTATTGAGCCACTGGTAGCTGCATGTTAACTACTTTTGATTAAATGGGTGCGAATTTGCACAATTTTGTCGATTTTGGAGCGCCTCAAGTTTTTCGCCTTCGGGTATTAGCCAGGTTTGGATATTGTCCATTACCAGCTGTTTGAGCAGCTCTATATGTTCTGGTTCACTGTTGAGCGCTGGAATATAGTCGTAACGACTGCCGCCACTTGCCATAAAGTAAGCGCGATTTTCTTCACCAATTTCTTCGATGGTTTCGAGGCAGTCAGCGGAAAAACCGGGGCAAATTATTTGTACAGATTTTACTCCTTTTGCAGGTAAAGATTTCAGTATTTCATCCGTATAGGGTTGCAACCATTGTTCACGGCCAAAACGGGATTGAAAACTAGTGATGTACTCGGATGCGTCGAGGCCTAGAGCGCTCGCGACCAAACCTGATGTTTTTAAGCATTGGCAGTGGTAGGGGTCGCCCTGCTGTAAATAGCGCAGGGGCACACCGTGGTATGAGAGCAATAACATTTCGGCTCTACCTTGCGTGCTCCAGTGGTGGCGAATACTGCTCACAATGGCATTGATATAGGCGGGGTGATCATAATAGCTGGTGAGAAACCGCAATTCCGGCAACCAGCGTCGATGCGTAAAGTCGGCTGCCAGAGCATCGAAAGTGGAGGCCGTTGTAGCACCGGAATATTGCGGGTACAACGGCAGTACCACAAGTTTTCTTACGCCTTTATCCATCATATTTTGTAATGCGTCTGCGATGGAAGGGGAGCCGTAGCGCATGGCCCACTCGACCACAATACGATCGTCGACTGCCTGCAGCTCCGTGGAGAGCTGTTGCGCTTGTGCCGACGTATGTATCGCTAAGGGAGAACCCTGTTCAGTCCAAACGCTTGTGTAGGCCTTTGCTGATCGGGAGGGGCGAATATTCAGAATAATACCGTTAAGGACCAGCCACCAAAGTAAGCGTGGAACCTCCACAACACGGGGATCGGATAAAAACTGTTTGAGATAGGTTCTTAGAGCGCGTTTGGTCGGGGCCGTTGGTGTGCCGAGATTAGTGATGAGAACGCCAATTTTTTTACGTTGATCATGGCTGAAAATCTGGTTCTTATAGCCCACGGAATTTCCTTGCGTCGCCAATAGTGTAGAAAGGAGCTTTAGTATAAAAGTTAGATAGCTTGCCGTCGATTAGGGTTTTTCAGAGCAATGTTATTTTTATGGTACGGGCCAGACAAAAAAAACCGGAAGAGGTAACACCACTCCCGGCTTTTTAAAATAATGTGTGACGTTATAGCTTACTCGGCGGCGGCTTCGCCTTCTGCTGCTACAGCTTCTGGTTCGGCCGGCTTTGGCTCAGCTTTTTTCATTAAGCCTTCTTTCTGCAAGATAGCTACTTTATCATCGCCATTGATCCAGCTGCGGTTAGTACCGCGCACGGCGTAACGCTCATCATTGCGCTGGAAAATGGTGTACTCGGCGGTTTTCTTTACTTGTTTCATGGGCCTTTCCTCTTGTTTAGGCTTTTCTGGGAGCGAGAATTTTACTGGAAATCGCAAGAAAGTACATTAGTCGTTTTTAATTGGTACTTTCTTCCGGTGTGAACGACTGTAATTCTTTTCGGCACTGGCAAAGCTGGCGTGAATCGAAGACAATTGTAAGCTTGCAGCAGTAGAACGCCGATCTGGATGTACAAGGCGTCTTCGCAGACATTTTTTGGCGATGTCCTCAAACTTAATGGGATTAATTGAGTGGCTTATATCCGTATTCGCAAGCATTATTTGCACGTTCCTTTTCTTGTTCTCGGGTGTATTGAGCTGGTGGGTCATGGCCTGGTTGCTCACCAACTATCCGCGCAGTTAACACCTCCCCCTGAATTTGCATTTTTTGAACAGCCGCCTTTGTGGGGGCAGACGATATTCTATGCATTAATAATGGCTTGCTGTTCTCTAGCAATGGGGGTGTATGGCGCCCTAACCCGTGAAAGCTTTACCAATATGCTATTGCGCACCATCGTTAGTTTTTTTCTGTTAGGAAGCCTAGCTTTTACAGTCTCTGGTTTTATATTGCCCTCCATAACGCTTCATCAAACGGTTGTATTTTGGGCCATTATCACCAGTTTTTTTATGGTCATAGTCGCTCGGGTAATTTTCAGCCTGATATTTGATAGCCAGCAATTGCGCAGAAATGTGGTTATTTTCGGTAGCGGTAAAATGGCAGGATTTTTAGTGAAATCCGCCCGGGAAGAGGAGCTACGAGAAACGGTGATTGTGGGTTGTATAGGAAGTGAGTTTGACGACCGCATCCCTAAAGACATGCAAATGCCTCTCCCGGACGACTGGAATAGCTTAATTAACCAATATAACGTATCAGAGATCGTTGTTGCGCAGGATGAGCGCCGAAAGAGTGAAGGTGGTGGTATGCCACTTTACGAGTTTCTTCTATTAAAATTGCGAGCGGTCTATATTTCAGAAGCTATTGCTTTCTACGAACGGGAATATACGAGATTGAAAATCCCGTTACTGTCAACGTCCTGGATGCTGTATTCCGACGGTTTTCGCTATTCAAAAACACGAGATATGGCTAAGCGTCTGTTTGATTTGGCTGTTAGCGGAACGTTATGTTTACTGCTGTCGCCCTTTATTCTCCTTACCGCAGTGGCCGTATTTTTGGAAACCGGCAGGCCAATACTGTATTACCAAAATCGTGTTGGGTATAACGGAAAGATATTCCGTATATATAAGTTTCGCAGTATGCGGCAGGACGCGGAAAAAGGAGGGAAGGCCATTTGGGCTTCAAAGAATGACAATCGTGTTACGAGGGTGGGCGCCATTATCCGCAACACGCGCCTTGATGAATTGCCACAGCTTTACAATGTTATCCGCGGTGAAATGAGTTTTGTAGGGCCGCGGCCCGAGCGTCCGGAGTTTGTAAGTGAGTTGAGTAAAAAGCTAGATTATTACGATATTCGCCATACGGTCAAACCCGGCTTGATGGGGTGGGCGCAATTAAAATACCCTTATGGTGCGTCCGAAGAAGATGCAAAAAATAAATTGGAGTACGATCTATATTACACCAAAAA
Coding sequences within:
- a CDS encoding class I SAM-dependent RNA methyltransferase, which produces MEEIKVGKTFSGVVKDLASDGRGVVTHPQGRTFFVPGVWLGETGEFRIAGLKGRIGFAEVITLEESSRHTKRVDAPCPHHGHCGGCPWQFIEYGEQLAAKQARVEQAMRRLGCDSKVLPIIPSSKSLAYRNRAQLKTDGNNIGYMAVNSNRLVGVESCPILSEKNQSTLAGLLAQLPNRQWKPEGKHKWITLDIDESVDAETASINSRLPFQQGNSEQNKKMCDWLSAGLGRLEEGKTVLELFCGSGNLTEVIARSGAKQVFAVEVVEAAVDQLKHKKLEMVLPIICNLFSEQGAESLLPLVKQAEVLVLDPPREGLKISSPLFSRRSAIRSVFYISCDLATFGRDLAEFIKNGFRLKDVQPLDMFPHTPHIELMAELYRN
- the hemH gene encoding ferrochelatase, translated to MGYKNQIFSHDQRKKIGVLITNLGTPTAPTKRALRTYLKQFLSDPRVVEVPRLLWWLVLNGIILNIRPSRSAKAYTSVWTEQGSPLAIHTSAQAQQLSTELQAVDDRIVVEWAMRYGSPSIADALQNMMDKGVRKLVVLPLYPQYSGATTASTFDALAADFTHRRWLPELRFLTSYYDHPAYINAIVSSIRHHWSTQGRAEMLLLSYHGVPLRYLQQGDPYHCQCLKTSGLVASALGLDASEYITSFQSRFGREQWLQPYTDEILKSLPAKGVKSVQIICPGFSADCLETIEEIGEENRAYFMASGGSRYDYIPALNSEPEHIELLKQLVMDNIQTWLIPEGEKLEALQNRQNCANSHPFNQK
- a CDS encoding TIGR03013 family XrtA/PEP-CTERM system glycosyltransferase, with amino-acid sequence MAYIRIRKHYLHVPFLVLGCIELVGHGLVAHQLSAQLTPPPEFAFFEQPPLWGQTIFYALIMACCSLAMGVYGALTRESFTNMLLRTIVSFFLLGSLAFTVSGFILPSITLHQTVVFWAIITSFFMVIVARVIFSLIFDSQQLRRNVVIFGSGKMAGFLVKSAREEELRETVIVGCIGSEFDDRIPKDMQMPLPDDWNSLINQYNVSEIVVAQDERRKSEGGGMPLYEFLLLKLRAVYISEAIAFYEREYTRLKIPLLSTSWMLYSDGFRYSKTRDMAKRLFDLAVSGTLCLLLSPFILLTAVAVFLETGRPILYYQNRVGYNGKIFRIYKFRSMRQDAEKGGKAIWASKNDNRVTRVGAIIRNTRLDELPQLYNVIRGEMSFVGPRPERPEFVSELSKKLDYYDIRHTVKPGLMGWAQLKYPYGASEEDAKNKLEYDLYYTKNHSFLMDLLVMIQTVEVVLLGKGVH